In Cicer arietinum cultivar CDC Frontier isolate Library 1 chromosome 7, Cicar.CDCFrontier_v2.0, whole genome shotgun sequence, a single window of DNA contains:
- the LOC101493474 gene encoding UPF0481 protein At3g47200-like: protein MSEKLIDSLMEKRFAELKEAQQMFERKNQILIPKIQRVPKFLRQNERFYKYCSPKIISFGPIHHRNKNLKVGDQYKLLWTSIFVAEYGNKFDQDANEACRLLLKKIEDNIEELKNMFTEDVIEGYKDSDLAWILFVDGCSLLYFMENVDDRCPEALNLKFDQLMYIWRDIMLLENQLPTELLEILCKDWGPKLGFLFENYQGLGECKRNGMVVIPLENSKPFHILDSSRLMYLSSSQITLNSKENNQMVTQSKENEHNQMEINTILNQDVGDEQEVDWNWNTYKSIRDLKTVGIRVTTNKTDEWTWSNISFKSNWFSGELRLPVFCFNDVTPYFFRNLIAYEMCPDVQYNYECCSFFTFMDSLVDNAEDVKELRSAGVFQNLLGSDEDLAKLFNELGDDLPTKMYCNNSYTNAVAYSKKYILIKLQIEKHYTNKWKTWLAQAYNTHFNTPWAMIAFLAASLALVLTFIQTWFAIHPK, encoded by the coding sequence ATGTCAGAGAAACTAATTGACAGTCTTATGGAAAAAAGATTTGCCGAATTGAAAGAGGCACAACAAATGTTTGAACgaaagaatcaaattttaattcctaAGATCCAAAGGGTTCCTAAGTTTTTGCGTCAAAATGAAAGATTTTATAAGTATTGTTCACCAAAGATTATATCATTTGGTCCCATCCATCATCGCAACAAAAATCTTAAAGTAGGAGATCAATATAAGCTTTTATggacatcaatttttgttgcgGAATATGGAAACAAGTTTGATCAAGATGCTAATGAAGCATGTCGACTTTTGCTTaaaaagattgaagataatATTGAAGAATTGAAAAATATGTTCACTGAGGATGTGATTGAAGGCTACAAGGACAGTGATCTTGCTTGGATTTTATTTGTGGATGGATGTTCTTTGCTATATTTCATGGAAAATGTTGATGATCGGTGTCCGGAAGCATTAAACCTTAAGTTTGACCAATTGATGTATATTTGGAGAGATATTATGTTGTTGGAAAACCAACTCCCAACTGAATTGCTTGAAATTCTATGCAAAGATTGGGGACCTAAATTGggatttttatttgaaaattatcaaggtttgggTGAATGCAAACGTAATGGGATGGTTGTGATCCCACTGGAAAATTCCAAACCTTTTCATATACTAGATTCTTCTCGTTTGATGTACCTATCATCTTCTCAAATCACTCTCAATTCTAAGGAAAACAATCAAATGGTAACAcaatcaaaagaaaatgaaCATAATCAAATGGAGATTAATACAATCCTAAACCAAGATGTTGGTGATGAACAAGAGGTTGATTGGAATTGGAATACTTATAAAAGCATACGAGATCTAAAAACAGTAGGAATTCGAGTGACAACAAATAAGACAGATGAATGGACTTGGAGTAACATTTCATTCAAGTCTAATTGGTTTAGTGGAGAACTAAGACTCCCTGTTTTTTGTTTCAACGATGTCACACCCTATTTTTTTCGAAACCTAATAGCATATGAGATGTGCCCGGATGTTCAATACAACTATGAATGCTGCTCGTTTTTCACCTTCATGGATTCATTGGTTGACAATGCTGAGGATGTAAAGGAGCTTAGGTCAGCTGGTGTTTTTCAAAACTTGCTTGGAAGTGATGAAGATTTGGCAAAGCTCTTCAATGAATTAGGTGATGATTTACCAACAAAAATGTATTGCAACAATTCGTACACAAATGCAGTTGCCTATAGTAAGAAATATATTCTCATCAAGCTTCAAATTGAAAAACATTACACAAATAAATGGAAGACATGGTTGGCTCAAGCTTACAACACTCATTTCAATACGCCATGGGCTATGATTGCCTTTTTAGCTGCATCACTAGCATTGGTTCTAACTTTCATCCAAACATGGTTTGCCATACATCCTAAATAA